GCAGAATGTTCTCATGCAGGTTGATGAGGTTGATCGTCCGCCACAGCGACAAGGCAACCTCGCGCGCCTCGACTTCGGAGAGCGACGCGTAGCGGTGAAAGTAGGCCGCCGGATCGCGGAAGGCCGTTTGGCGCAAACGCAGGAAGCGCTCCACGTACCAGCGCTCGACCAGGGCTTCCGCCGCATCGATGTAAATCGAGAAATCGAAGAAGTCCGATACGAACGGAATCGTCTCACCATCCTTCGGCAGAATGGCGGGTTGAAGAACGTTGAGCCCCTCGACGATGACGATGTCCGGATGCTCGACCGCGAGTGTCTGGCCCTGCAGCACGTCGTAAACGACATGCGAGTAGACCGGCGCCTCCACCCGCGCCTTGCCCGATTTCACGTCGCCCAAGAAATTGAGCAGCGTTGGCAGGTCGTAGCTCTCTGGGAACCCTTTCCGGGTCATCAAACCACGGTCTTCCAGGACCGCGTTCGGGAACAGAAAGCCGTCGGTGGGAACGAGCGCCACGTTCGGGTGGCTCGGCCAACGGGCGAGCAACGCCTGAAGCACGCGCGCCGACGTGCTCTTGCCCGCGGCGACACTGCCCGCAAGTCCGATGACGAAGGGAATCTTTCCGTTGCCTTTGCGCAAGAACTCTTCAGTGATGCCGTGCAGACCTTGCGAGGCTTCAACGTAGAGATTGAGTAAACGGCTCAGAGGCAGATAGACATCGACGACTTCGTCTGTGGAGACGCGTTCTGTCACGCCGGACAGGTTCTCGATGTCCGCCTCGGTCAGCGTGAGCGGCGTGTCCTCACGCAGGCGCGCCCATTCCTCGCGCGAGTAGAGCGTGTAGGGCGAGAAACCGACGGCGGGCATGATATCCATCACGAAACACCCCGTGGCGGGTTAGCCGGCCGGTCCTTTGTCGCGCGCAAGGCCCGACGTGCCCATGCGCTGCTCGAGCACCTCGCACACCTCGTCGAGCGCAATGTTGCGGGATTCCAGCAGCACGAGGAAGTGATAGAGCAAGTCCGCGCTCTCTTGGAGGAGTGCGTTCCTGTCCTGCGCCGTTGCGGCAATCGCCACCTCTACGCCCTCTTCGCCCACTTTCTTGGCCGACTTGATGGGATCGTCCAGAAGCTGCCGGGTGTAGGACTTATCGGCCGCTTCGGTCCGGCGTTCGCGGATCGTGGCGGCGAGCCTATCCAATGCATTCTTGCTCATGTTGTGGCTCTTACACCGTGCCGACGCCGCTGGGAATAGGCGCAAAGGCGGATCGAAGGGTCAAGGGTCCAGGCGAACAGGCAATCCCGCTTCGGCCATGAAGCGCTTGGCTTCGCCGATCGAATGCTCGCCGAAATGGAAAATCGACGCGGCCAGCACCGCCGAGGCGTGCCCGTCGCGCACACCATCCACGAGATGCTGCAGATTGCCGACGCCACCCGAGGCGATGACGGGCACCGAGACCGTGTCCGCGATCGCCCGTGTCAGCTCGTTGTCGAAGCCGGCGCGCGTACCGTCGCGGTCCATCGAGGTCAGCAGGATCTCGCCCGCGCCGAGCGAGACGACCTCTTCGGCGTAAGCGATCGCATCGATACCCGTGGGCTCGCGGCCGCCATGGGTGAAGATTTCGAAGCGCGGCGCCTTGCCGTTGGCGCCAACGCGCTTGGCATCGATCGCCACCACGATGCATTGCGCCCCGAACTTTTCTGCGGCGCGGCGCACGAGCTGGCGGTCGCGCACCGCCGCGGTGTTGATCGAGACCTTGTCGGCGCCCGCCTCAAGAAGCGCGCGGACATCATTCGTGGACCGGACGCCGCCCCCCACGGTCAGCGGCATGAAGCAACGCTCGGCGGTGCGGCTGACGATATCGAGAATAGTCCCGCGCTTCTCATGGCTTGCGGTGATGTCGAGGAAACACAGCTCGTCCGCACCGGCCTCGTCATACGCGGCGGCGGCCTCCACGGGATCGCCCGCATCGCGCAGATCGACGAAGTTCACGCCTTTCACGACGCGCCCGGCCTTCACGTCGAGACAGGGAATGACCCGGACCTTCAACATACTCTATGCGGCCCCCTGCTTGGCCCGTTTGCGCGCCGCGACTGCGGTAATGATCCAAACCAAGATGAGGATCGCGGCCGCACCGAGACCGAGCGGCAGGGTCGCGATGGCGAACCATCCAACCATGCCGAGTTGATACAATGTCTGGCCAACATCCTGCCCGTCGACGATGCATGGATTGACGAAGCCCTCATGCAGAACGCAACCGTGATTCGCGGCATAGGTCCCCGCACCTAGCGTGACGATCAGCGGCGCGACGGCAAGAAGCAAGATCAGCACAAGGGCTAACAAGAAGAACACATTGCGTTTGCGCATCGGCACATACGATGTCCCATGAATCAGTACTGCCCTGTCACACCGTGATGGCCGTACTTCGCCGCGATGATACCAAGCGCCTCGGCCGCATCGAGCCGGCCGTCATAGAGCGCGCGGCCGGCGATGGCCCCGTCGAGCTTGGCGCAAGCCGGTTCGACCAGCCGCTTGATGTCGTCGATCGAGCCGAGACCACCGCTGGCGATCACCGGCACGGAGACCGCATCGGCGAGTTCCACCGTGGCGTCGAGATTGAGCCCTTCCAGCAGGCCGTCGCGGGCGATATCCGTATGAATGATGGCGGCGACGCCCGCGTCCTCGAACCGGCGCGCGAGATCGAGCGCCGTCATTTCCGAGGTCTCCGCCCAGCCCTCGATGGCGACCTTGCCGTCGCGCGCATCGATCCCGACGGCAATGCAGCCGGGGAAATCCCGTGCCGCCTCCCGGACGAGATCGGGGTCGCGCACCGCCGCCGTACCGAGGATGACCCGGTCGATACCTTTGTCGAGCCAGTCGGCGATCGTATCGATATCGCGGATGCCGCCTCCGAGCTGTATCGGCAGATGGCTCGCGGCAAAGATCGCCTCGACCGCGGGTCCATTCACCGGCTTGCCCTCGAACGCACCGTTGAGGTCGACCACATGCAGCCATTCGAAGCCTTGGTCCTCGAACGTCTTGGCCTGAGCGGCCGGGTCCTCGTTGAAAACGGTGGCCTGGTCCATCTCGCCTTGGCGCAGGCGCACGCATTGTCCGTCCTTCAGATCGATGGCGGGATAGAGAATCATGAACGGTGTCTCGCTATGGCTTCCATTTGAGGAAATTGTCAATCAGGGCCAATCCCAGTTTCTGACTCTTTTCGGGATGGAACTGGCTGCCGGCCACATTGTCCCGTGCAAGGAACGCCGTCACCGTGCCGCCGTAATCCGTGGTCGCGACACGGGTCTCACGCGCCGCCGGCACGAAATGGTACGAGTGCACGAAATAGGCGTGAAGGCCCTCAGGGCCGGTCGGAATGCCCTCGAAGAGCGCATGCTCGCGATCGAGGTCCAGCGTGTTCCAACCCATATGCGGAATCTTCAAGGTGACGTCGTCGGGCTCGATCGCACGCACCTCGCCGCCAATCCAGTCGAGACCCGGCGTAACACCGTGCTCCAGCCCGCGGGTCGCCATCAGCTGCAAGCCGACACAGATTCCGAGGAACGGCGCTCCCCGCTCGCCGACGGCCTCGTCCAGCGCCTCGATCATGCCCGGCACGGCGGCGAGCCCCGCCTTGCAATCGGCAAAGGCGCCGACACCCGGCAGCACGATGCGATCGGCGCTGAGCACTTCGTCCGGTTCCGCCGTGACTTTGATCTCGAGCGGCGAGCCCTGTTCACTCGCGGCGCGCTCGAACGCTTTCGCGGCGGAGTGGAGATTGCCGGAGCCGTAATCGATGATGGCGACATGCATGGTGTCAGCTCCGCGGAAAAGAGCCGATCACTTCGTCGCCGGCCGCGGGTCGGGTCGGCACGATCGCGGAGGGGGCCGCTGGCGCCGGGAGGACGGCCGGAACGCCTTGCGCTACCTTCTCCTGCTCGGGGAGCCAGCGCGAGAAAAAGCGCGTCTCGGCCTCGACCTGATCCCGGCCAAAAGCCGTACCGGCGAATTTGAAGCCGCGGCGGCGGAGGGCCCAGCTACGCAAGTCGTTGGCCTCGAACGCGAACAAGACCAAGAGCCCGATCGAAACCCAGCCCCCGATCTCTTGTCCGGCCGGGCCTGATCCGAAGATCGCCGGCAGCGACAAGAAAATGGCGAGAAAGGCGATGAGCTCCAGCCACATACGCTGATAGATCAGCCACAGGATCGGGACGATCAGCGCAAACCAAGCGATCCCTTCCTTCACGAAGGCGACCTTGCCCGCGCGCGCCGCGAGATCGGCGTCGTCGACAGGCTCATAAACGGAATAGACAGTCACTGTTCGCTACGCTCGACTTCGGTCAGGCCGCCGCCCGTCGTTCCGCCCTTACGGAACGTCAAAGCTGGCCCTTGGTGGAGGGCACACGCCCGCTCTGCCGCGGATCTACGGCCACAGCCTGGCGCAACGCCCTTGCCAGCGCCTTATAGCAGGTCTCGGCCACGTGGTGACTGTTCTCGCCATAGAGATTCTCCACGTGGAGCGTGATGCCCGCGTTCTGAGCGAAGGCCTGAAACCACTCGCGGAACAGCTCCGTGTCCATCTCGCCGATCTTGGAGCGGCTGAAATCCACGTTCCACACGAGAAACGGCCGTCCCGATACGTCGAGCGCGACGCGGGTCAGCGTCTCGTCCATGGGCAGATAACAGGAGCCGTAGCGCGTGATGCCGGCCTTGTCGCCGAGAGCCTTGGCGAAGGCTTGGCCCAGCACGATCCCCGAATCCTCGGTCGTGTGATGCTGATCGATGTGAAGATCGCCCTCGGCCTTCAGCGTGATATCGAACAGACCATGACGCGCAAGCTGCTCCAGCATGTGGTCGAGAAAGCCCACACCGGTCGTGACATCGTAGACCCCCGTCCCGTCGAGATTGACGGTGGTGCTGATGTTCGTTTCCTTGGTGCGGCGATCGATCGTCGCCGTGCGGGGCGTTGCCGCGCCGGCGGCGTCCGCTGATTTGCTTCGCTGTTGCATGTCTGCCAGCCTAATCCAAAGGCTCTTAGCAATTCGCTTCCATAACGGATGCGCTTATACGCCCCGTCATGCAGCCATGCTATGGGCGACTGTCACAATTTGAGGGAATTTGAGCCAATGCGCCGCCTGTTTCTGCTGATTCTCATCCTGCTCGGCATCTACCTCGCCTACCCCTACTGGACGCTGTACCGGCTTCAGAACGCGCTGCTATCGAACAATGCTGAAACTTTGAAGAAAATTGTCGATTTTCCAGCCGTCCGGGCCAACATGGAGAAGCAGGTCCAGGGCGGACTGCTCAAAAAATCTCAGGAATTGGGCAAGAAAGCCCCGGTTCTGGGGGATATCGGCGAGGCGCTGACCCGCACCTTCGGTCCGTCGGTGGTCGGCGGTTCGATCGATAGCCTCGTGACGCCCGAGGCCGTCCTGAGCAATCCGACCGTCGTGGAACACCGCGAGAACCAGGAAGGATTCGCCGATTTCCTCAAATGGGCGTTCTTTACAGGCCCGACGACCTTCACAATCCAATCGCAGAACCCCGAAAAGGCCGATGCGCCCGTAATCACCACGACCATGAACCTTGAGGGGCTGCGCTGGCGCATCACCGATGTCGACCTGCCGCCGCTGAAGACCCTGGTGCCCGACATGATCGCGCCGGTCCCGGAGCCGGAGGCCGCGCCGGCGAATTAGACGCTCAGCACGCCCGGAGGACCAGCGCTTGACGAACGGGACGCCAGGCCCGATATCGCAGGACAGTTATGAGTGCTTCTTCCTCTTCGGCTGAGACGTCGCCCCCATCCTGGCATGGCACGACCATTCTCACCGTCCGCAAGGACGGCAAGGTGGTGGTGGCGGGCGATGGCCAAGTCTCCCTGGGCCAGACCATTATCAAGGGCACTGCGCGAAAAGTGCGTCGCGTCGGCTCGGGATCGGTGATCGCCGGGTTCGCGGGTTCCACCGCCGATGCCTTCACCCTGTTCGAGCGCCTCGAGACCAAGCTGGAACGGTTTCCCGATCAGCTGAAACGCGCCTGCGTCGAGCTGGCCAAGGACTGGCGGACCGACCGCTATCTCCGCCGGCTGGAGGCGATGATGATCGTGGCGGACCGGGACGAGAGCCTCGTCCTGACGGGCACCGGCGACGTGCTGGAACCGGACGATGCTGTCATGGGGATCGGTTCCGGGGGCATGTATGCCCTCGCCGCGGCCAAGGCCCTGCTCGACGCCGATCTCGATGCGGAGCAGATCGCACGCAAGGCGATGGCCATTGCCGCCCAGATCTGCGTTTACACCAACGATTCGCTGACCGTCGAAACCCTCGACACGGCCGCCAGCTAGACCAACGCCAACCAGTATCTGTCAGTATCTGTATGACCGCATTCTCCCCCCGCGAAATCGTCTCCGAACTCGACCGCCACATCGTCGGCCAAAGCGACGCCAAGCGCGCCGTGGCTATTGCCTTGCGCAACCGCTGGCGGCGTCAGCAGCTCGACGAGGACATGCGCGAGGAGGTTTTGCCGAAGAACATCCTGATGATCGGCCCCACTGGCGTCGGCAAGACCGAGATTTCCCGCCGCCTGGCCAAGCTCGCCAACGCGCCCTTCATCAAGATCGAAGCGACCAAGTTCACCGAGGTCGGCTACGTGGGCCGCGACGTGGAGCAGATCGTCCGTGATCTGATCGAGGCGGGTATCGGTCTCGTACGCGACGCAAAGCGCAAAGAGGTTTCGGCGCGCGCGCAAGTGAACGCGGAGGAGCGCGTGATAGACGCACTCGTGGGCCCCGGCGCCGGCAGCGCCACGCGCGAGTCGTTCCGGAAGAAGCTTCGGAACAACGAGCTTGACGACAAGGAAATCGAGATTCAGGTGGCTGATACGGGCGGCATGCCGTCGTTTGAGATTCCCGGCATGCCCGGCAGCCAAGTCGGCATGATCAACCTTTCCGACATGCTCGGCAAGGCGCTCGG
This genomic window from Methyloceanibacter caenitepidi contains:
- the coaA gene encoding type I pantothenate kinase, producing MDIMPAVGFSPYTLYSREEWARLREDTPLTLTEADIENLSGVTERVSTDEVVDVYLPLSRLLNLYVEASQGLHGITEEFLRKGNGKIPFVIGLAGSVAAGKSTSARVLQALLARWPSHPNVALVPTDGFLFPNAVLEDRGLMTRKGFPESYDLPTLLNFLGDVKSGKARVEAPVYSHVVYDVLQGQTLAVEHPDIVIVEGLNVLQPAILPKDGETIPFVSDFFDFSIYIDAAEALVERWYVERFLRLRQTAFRDPAAYFHRYASLSEVEAREVALSLWRTINLINLHENILPTRQRADLILRKGAGHAVESVALRKL
- the hisA gene encoding 1-(5-phosphoribosyl)-5-[(5-phosphoribosylamino)methylideneamino]imidazole-4-carboxamide isomerase, with protein sequence MILYPAIDLKDGQCVRLRQGEMDQATVFNEDPAAQAKTFEDQGFEWLHVVDLNGAFEGKPVNGPAVEAIFAASHLPIQLGGGIRDIDTIADWLDKGIDRVILGTAAVRDPDLVREAARDFPGCIAVGIDARDGKVAIEGWAETSEMTALDLARRFEDAGVAAIIHTDIARDGLLEGLNLDATVELADAVSVPVIASGGLGSIDDIKRLVEPACAKLDGAIAGRALYDGRLDAAEALGIIAAKYGHHGVTGQY
- the hisB gene encoding imidazoleglycerol-phosphate dehydratase HisB; protein product: MQQRSKSADAAGAATPRTATIDRRTKETNISTTVNLDGTGVYDVTTGVGFLDHMLEQLARHGLFDITLKAEGDLHIDQHHTTEDSGIVLGQAFAKALGDKAGITRYGSCYLPMDETLTRVALDVSGRPFLVWNVDFSRSKIGEMDTELFREWFQAFAQNAGITLHVENLYGENSHHVAETCYKALARALRQAVAVDPRQSGRVPSTKGQL
- the hslV gene encoding ATP-dependent protease subunit HslV, giving the protein MSASSSSAETSPPSWHGTTILTVRKDGKVVVAGDGQVSLGQTIIKGTARKVRRVGSGSVIAGFAGSTADAFTLFERLETKLERFPDQLKRACVELAKDWRTDRYLRRLEAMMIVADRDESLVLTGTGDVLEPDDAVMGIGSGGMYALAAAKALLDADLDAEQIARKAMAIAAQICVYTNDSLTVETLDTAAS
- a CDS encoding DUF2628 domain-containing protein, coding for MTVYSVYEPVDDADLAARAGKVAFVKEGIAWFALIVPILWLIYQRMWLELIAFLAIFLSLPAIFGSGPAGQEIGGWVSIGLLVLFAFEANDLRSWALRRRGFKFAGTAFGRDQVEAETRFFSRWLPEQEKVAQGVPAVLPAPAAPSAIVPTRPAAGDEVIGSFPRS
- a CDS encoding DUF2939 domain-containing protein yields the protein MRRLFLLILILLGIYLAYPYWTLYRLQNALLSNNAETLKKIVDFPAVRANMEKQVQGGLLKKSQELGKKAPVLGDIGEALTRTFGPSVVGGSIDSLVTPEAVLSNPTVVEHRENQEGFADFLKWAFFTGPTTFTIQSQNPEKADAPVITTTMNLEGLRWRITDVDLPPLKTLVPDMIAPVPEPEAAPAN
- the hisE gene encoding phosphoribosyl-ATP diphosphatase; translation: MSKNALDRLAATIRERRTEAADKSYTRQLLDDPIKSAKKVGEEGVEVAIAATAQDRNALLQESADLLYHFLVLLESRNIALDEVCEVLEQRMGTSGLARDKGPAG
- the hisF gene encoding imidazole glycerol phosphate synthase subunit HisF: MLKVRVIPCLDVKAGRVVKGVNFVDLRDAGDPVEAAAAYDEAGADELCFLDITASHEKRGTILDIVSRTAERCFMPLTVGGGVRSTNDVRALLEAGADKVSINTAAVRDRQLVRRAAEKFGAQCIVVAIDAKRVGANGKAPRFEIFTHGGREPTGIDAIAYAEEVVSLGAGEILLTSMDRDGTRAGFDNELTRAIADTVSVPVIASGGVGNLQHLVDGVRDGHASAVLAASIFHFGEHSIGEAKRFMAEAGLPVRLDP
- the hisH gene encoding imidazole glycerol phosphate synthase subunit HisH, producing MHVAIIDYGSGNLHSAAKAFERAASEQGSPLEIKVTAEPDEVLSADRIVLPGVGAFADCKAGLAAVPGMIEALDEAVGERGAPFLGICVGLQLMATRGLEHGVTPGLDWIGGEVRAIEPDDVTLKIPHMGWNTLDLDREHALFEGIPTGPEGLHAYFVHSYHFVPAARETRVATTDYGGTVTAFLARDNVAGSQFHPEKSQKLGLALIDNFLKWKP